TAATTTCTCCTTTGAACAAATCGAGCAATTGATCGACTCGAAAGTCTTTCGCCAGCTCCACAGCGTACTGCACGTCACGTTCAGTAAGTATGTATCCGCCCCGAATGAGGGACAGCAGCACATTAAACAATTGCTCCAGCATGTCTACTTCCCGCTCCGCACCACGTATCGTTAACTCTGCTTCACGGGAATCAATAATAGCGGGAATTTCACTCTCGATGATTTTTAGGAATCCATCCTGCGGGCCGAACAGCGATTGCGCTTCTCCCGCATTTTGCAAAGTTATACGAATGCTTGCAGTCTGTTCTGACAAGTAGCCTCATTCTCCTCAATTGTTTACTATTGGCAGTTCTTCGGAAATTTTCTCTTCTACTTCAAAGATCACTTTCATATAAACTTTACCATTCTCTTTCTTCTCATGCAAAACTTTTTGACTTTTGATTACGCTATCAACGCCATAACGCGCCAAAATATCATTCTTCGCCCGCTCGATTCCCTTTTCAAATCCAGCCTCGGGAGTCAACGTCTCACTCGTTTCACTAATCTCCAATTCTTTCTCAGTCATTAGGCCCAGCGGCAGCTTAATGGACCGCCAGGACAGCGGATCATGTTCAGTAAGCGTCCGTGATTTCTCGAAAAGAGATTCGCCATAACCCCATAGCTGTATAGCCCATTTGCCAAGCACCAGATAGGTTCGATCCTTACGTTCCCCTGTATATGAGCTGTTCGTTGTTGTAAGAGGCACCTCTATATTGTATTCATGCCATACTAGACCTTTAACCTCACCTTTAGCTACCACGTACTGTACATTTTCTTCGTCGCCTAGAGCACCAGAGATCAGGATATCGCCTTTTTTAACCCGAGAGTTTCGAGCCACAACCGGTCTGCCCTGCTCCGCATATATTTCAGTTACCACCGCATCTGTTCTGCTAATCAAATGCCGCTGACTAAGTAGAGGTTTGATATCCGGCTGTTTAGATTCTACCACTTGAATTTTAATGCTCGTCCCCGTCCGCTGCACCCCTATCCATGAAACGCCAGGTAATTGGGCTAGGAGCCCCTTAGAGAGCTTGTCCGGCTCATCCAGACGCCATATCCATTGAAAAGGATACACGCCCTCCTGGCGAGCAGCAGCCAATATATCCTCAGAGGCGATCTTTTCATTCCCCTCGACTCTGATGCTCCACACCATCGTAGATAACATAAAGAGCGTAATCCCGAATACCAATATCCCTATGCCAAAAAATTTCCGTTTCCACAGACGCGCCATTAGAAATGGTAGTCCGCTTCTTCCTGTAACGTGCATCCGACAGCCTGTCTTTTTTAAAATCGGACGGAGGACATAAAAATCATCCAGAAGCAGCTTAAGGGAAGCGCCGCCCTCAGCGGGCCTCACATCCCAAATCACTATCCCTGCTTCAGAAATGACATTAATAAATCTCTCCACCTGAGGCCCCGTCACAAGCAGTGTAACGGATCCCCGCAGTGCTGAAAGAGGTGGTTCCTTCATGATTTCCCCTCGCTTTCGTTATATCTGATCTCTCCGATAATGCCTTCTACCGCCAGTTCCTGGCCAAGAATATTGCGGATGACAAGATTCTCTCCCGTGATTTCAAGCGATCCTTTAGCTAACGCGAGCTTAAGCTGGCCTGATGAAAAATGCAGCACGCCGCGATGGTTCTCGATATACAGTTCTTTGTTGCCGATCAGGGTGATCCGGGGCATTTCCTGTAATAAATCCTGTGGTAGATCTAGCACCCCGTTTGTCCATCCCCGCAGCCTGCGGCCAATACGGGTCATAAGTAGACGTTCCCCCTTCCTGCCTTCTGTACACCTTATGCGGCAACGCTTTTGTTTATGAGAAGAAGTAATAAAGGAGCAACTTTCAGATATAAAAAATGCCAAAAAAGCCTTGGCCTCCTATCGCAAAGATAGGAAAACCAAGGCTTAATTGTTACTATGCTCGAAATTACGATCGTCGGGTGGAATGCGGCTGGCGAGCACGCGGAGGTCCTAGAATCTCCGCCCAGACTACACCATTGCGCAGTTCATCCCTATTCCCTGTTCTATTTGACTGAACAGCTATGTCAGAGGACGAATTCTTCGTCTTCTTCGACTTGGGATCCGCTCCTGCTATTCCATCAAAAGCAGATTGAAGACGCCGCACCTCTTCCTGCATTCTTTGTGTGCGCAGTTCAACTCCGTCATCAGCGTACTCCAAAGACATACCTTCTCCAGTAGAATAATCTGGCGTTGGGATGTAGGCAGGCTCTGGAAAGGCAGGTGATGCGTCATACTCACGGGAGGATGTAGTAACAGGGGTTGGAAAACCACTGCCAGTCTGTTCCGGTCGGTCTCCGTTCCCGTCTACATCTTTATTACGGCGGAGAGGATTCCCTTCTCCTCCACCAAAAGTAGGCATTCCTCCGCGTGTAGCACCTTTGGGCTTGTTCTTCGTAGCCTTGTTCACATTGGATACAATCGCGAAGATAATTACCGCAACAATATAGATCCAGCTCATGGAGATTCACATCCCCTTTTATTTGTTATTGTTAGGACGATTATTGTCGTCCTGATCATTCATTTTGCCGAGGGAGCCGCGCATTTGCGTATCCGCCTCAATATTTTTGATGTTCATGTAGTCCATCACACCGATTTGACCATTTCTGAGCGCCTCTGCCATCGCCATAGGTACCTGAGATTCAGCTTCAACAACAAGCGCCTTCATCTCAACTACGCGCGCCTTCATCTCTTGCTCATGAGCAACAGCCATTGCTCTGCGCTCTTCTGCCTTGGCTTGCGCAATACGTTTATCCGCTTCTGCTTGCTCGGTTTGAAGATAAGCACCGATGTTCTTGCCTACATCGATATCCGCAATATCAATGGATAGGATCTCAAAAGCAGTTCCTGAATCCAGACCTTTGGACAATACTGTACGGGAAATCAAATCCGGATTCTCCAGGACATCTTTGTGTGAATCACTCGAACCCACTGTTGTTACAATCCCTTCACCAACACGGGCAATGATTGTTTCTTCACCTGCACCACCCACGAGACGGTCGATATTGGCACGTACAGTAACACGTGCTTTTACCTTCACTTCAATCCCGTTTTTAGCGACAGCCGCAACAACCGGTGTCTCAATTACACGAGGGTTAACACTCATTTGCACAGCCTGAAGCACATCGCGACCTGCAAGATCAATAGCCGCTGCGCGAGTGAATTCCAGAGGAATATCTGCACGTTGTGCTGCAATAAGCGCATTAACAACCCGGTCTACATTACCACCAGCGAGATAGTGACTCTCCAGTTGATTAATATTCAATCCAAGACCTGCCTTAGTCGCTTTAATCATTGGATTAACGATGCGACTTGGTGTTACTCGACGCAGTCTCATCGCCACTAGTGTAATAATGCTGATTCTTACCCCTGACGCCAATGCTGAAATCCAGAGCATGACCGGGAAGAAGCTTAAAAATACGCTCAACAAAATGATCACGACTACCGCGATGAACAAAAAAGTAATTAAAGATGCTTCCATAACCTTATAACCTCCAGTAAATTATTGTGGAGCTAATTCTTCATACCCTTTATCTTTTACCTTATTCCTTAATTTCCTTCACCACAATCCGTCCGCCCTCAACTTTTACAACTGAGACCGGTGCATTAACGCTTATAAAGCTGCCTTCTGTAACGACATCTACCCGCTCGCCGCCAATCATAGCTGTTCCGGATGGACGAAGTGGCGTAATACTGTTTCCTATAGCTCCAACTAGGCTTAACTTCTCTTCAACAGGTACAAATCCCTGATCTTTAGAGAGCGTATCCTTTAAAATAAACCTATTCCAAATTCCACGTTCTTTAAATGCGACAGCCACAATCACAATGACTACAATAGCAGCCGCGAATGCGATGCCCAGACTAAACAATGCATGTGTAAAGCTGTATGCTGCGCGTACGACACCTGCCACAAGACTCACGGAACCGAGTAACCCCAATATCCCAAAGCTCGGCACAAACAGCTCCAGCACAAGCATGA
This Paenibacillus sp. FSL R5-0345 DNA region includes the following protein-coding sequences:
- the yqfC gene encoding sporulation protein YqfC gives rise to the protein MTRIGRRLRGWTNGVLDLPQDLLQEMPRITLIGNKELYIENHRGVLHFSSGQLKLALAKGSLEITGENLVIRNILGQELAVEGIIGEIRYNESEGKS
- the yqfD gene encoding sporulation protein YqfD produces the protein MKEPPLSALRGSVTLLVTGPQVERFINVISEAGIVIWDVRPAEGGASLKLLLDDFYVLRPILKKTGCRMHVTGRSGLPFLMARLWKRKFFGIGILVFGITLFMLSTMVWSIRVEGNEKIASEDILAAARQEGVYPFQWIWRLDEPDKLSKGLLAQLPGVSWIGVQRTGTSIKIQVVESKQPDIKPLLSQRHLISRTDAVVTEIYAEQGRPVVARNSRVKKGDILISGALGDEENVQYVVAKGEVKGLVWHEYNIEVPLTTTNSSYTGERKDRTYLVLGKWAIQLWGYGESLFEKSRTLTEHDPLSWRSIKLPLGLMTEKELEISETSETLTPEAGFEKGIERAKNDILARYGVDSVIKSQKVLHEKKENGKVYMKVIFEVEEKISEELPIVNN
- the floA gene encoding flotillin-like protein FloA (flotillin-like protein involved in membrane lipid rafts); the protein is MEASLITFLFIAVVVIILLSVFLSFFPVMLWISALASGVRISIITLVAMRLRRVTPSRIVNPMIKATKAGLGLNINQLESHYLAGGNVDRVVNALIAAQRADIPLEFTRAAAIDLAGRDVLQAVQMSVNPRVIETPVVAAVAKNGIEVKVKARVTVRANIDRLVGGAGEETIIARVGEGIVTTVGSSDSHKDVLENPDLISRTVLSKGLDSGTAFEILSIDIADIDVGKNIGAYLQTEQAEADKRIAQAKAEERRAMAVAHEQEMKARVVEMKALVVEAESQVPMAMAEALRNGQIGVMDYMNIKNIEADTQMRGSLGKMNDQDDNNRPNNNK